A window of the Ciconia boyciana chromosome 35, ASM3463844v1, whole genome shotgun sequence genome harbors these coding sequences:
- the LOC140645605 gene encoding olfactory receptor 14A16-like has translation MSNASSITEFLLLAFADTRELQLLHFWLFLGIYLAALLGNGLIITTVACDHNLHTPMYSFLLNLSLLDLASISTTVPKAMANSLWDTRAISYSACAAQVFLFVFFMSAEFSLLTIMSYDRYVAICKPLHYGTLVGSRACVHMAAGAWGSGFLYAVLHTANTFSIPLCQGNALDQFFCEIAQILKLSCSDAYLREVGLIVVSLLVAFGCFVFIVVSYVKIFRAVLRIPSEQGQHKAFSMCLPHLAVVSLFLSTAMVAYLKPPFISSLSLDVVVAVLYSVVPPAVNPLIYSFRNKELKDAVLKLMTGCFSKAINCPFLDAYHS, from the coding sequence ATGTCCAATGCCAGCTCCATCACTGAattcctcctcctggcattcGCAGACAcacgggagctgcagctcctacacttctggctcttcctgggcatctacctggctgccctcctgggcaacggCCTCATCATCACCACCGTAGCCTGTGACCACAAtctccacacccccatgtatTCCTTCCTCCTCAACCTCTCCCTCCTCGACCTGGCCTCCATttccaccactgtccccaaagccatggccaattccctgtgggacaccagggccATCTCCTACTCAGCATGTGCTGCCCAggtctttctgtttgtctttttcatgtCAGCAGAGTTTTCTCTTCTCACCATCATGTCCTACGACCGCTACGTTGCCATCTGCAAGCCCCTGCACTACGGGACCCtcgtgggcagcagagcttgtgtccacatggcagcaggTGCCTGGGGCAGTGGTTTCCTctatgctgtgctgcacactgCCAATACATTTTCAATACCTctctgccaaggcaatgccctggaccagttcttctgtgaaatcgCCCAGATCCTCAAGCTTTCCTGCTCAGATGCTTACCTCAGGGAAGTTGGGCTTATTGTGGTTAGTCTCTTAGTAGCatttggctgttttgttttcattgtggtGTCTTATGTGAagatcttcagggctgtgctgaggatcccctctgagcagggacagcacaaggccttttccatgtgcctccctcacctggccGTGGTCTCCCTCTTTCTAAGCACTGCCATGGTTGCCTACCTGAAACCACCCTTTATCTCCTCCCTATCTCTCGATGTGGTGGTGGCAGTTCTGTACTCGGTGGTGCCTCCAGCAGTCaaccccctcatctacagcttcagaaacaaggagctcaaggatgcagTTTTGAAACTGATGACGGgatgtttttctaaagcaataAACTGTCCTTTCTTGGATGCATATCACTCATAA